The proteins below come from a single Solea solea chromosome 6, fSolSol10.1, whole genome shotgun sequence genomic window:
- the dhrs3b gene encoding short-chain dehydrogenase/reductase 3b isoform X2: MVILWGRTEKCLKETTEEISLSGTECHYFVCDVANREEVYKQAKVVREKVGDVTILVNNAAVVHGKSLMDSDDDALLKSQHINTLGQFWTTKAFLPRMLELQHGRVVCINSILSQSPIPGAIDYCTSKASSLAFMESLTLGLLDCPGVGCTTVLPFHTNTEMFQGMRVRFPQLFPPLKPEVVAQRTVEAVRADKAFLYLPWTMHALVLLKSFMPQVALEEIHKFSGTYTCMNTFKGRT; encoded by the exons ATG GTGATCTTATGGGGCCGGACAGAAAAATGCCTCAAAGAAACGACTGAAGAGATTTCCCTCTCAGGAACAGAGTGCCATTactttgtgtgtgatgttgcCAATCGTGAAGAAGTTTACAAGCAAGCCAAGGTGGTTCGAGAAAAG GTGGGAGATGTTACGATATTAGTGAACAACGCAGCTGTAGTCCACGGCAAAAGTCTCATGGACAGCGACGACGACGCCCTTCTGAAATCCCAACATATCAACACCTTGGGACAGTTCTGG ACTACAAAGGCCTTCCTGCCAAGAATGCTGGAGCTGCAGCACGGCCGTGTCGTATGCATAAACTCCATCCTGTCCCAGTCTCCCATTCCTGGGGCCATAGATTATTGCACCTCCAAGGCCTCATCACTGGCCTTCATGGAAAGCCTGACACTGGGTCTGCTGGACTGTCCTGGTGTTGGCTGCACCACAGTGCTTCCCTTCCACACCAATACAGAGATGTTCCAGGGCATGAGAGTCAG GTTTCCTCAgctctttcctcctctcaaACCTGAGGTTGTTGCCCAGAGGACAGTGGAGGCAGTGAGAGCTGATAAGGCTTTCCTCTACCTGCCCTGGACGATGCATGCCCTTGTACTTCTTAAAAG cttcatgCCACAAGTTGCACTTGAGGAAATCCACAAGTTTTCTGGGACTTATACCTGCATGAACACGTTCAAGGGGAGGACATGA